The genomic interval GCTAAGCGTGTGATTAGTATTTGTAATAGTTTTGCAAGAACTAATCACAACTTCCTTACATTTAAATAACACTTATCACAGAGCTGTTTGCTTGGCTTTTTATACAGTGTTTACCTGCAGCCACCTGCTGTAGCTGCAGGTAAACACAACATGCTTCCTGAAAgattttatgattcatttttattgattagGAACCTGGTTTGGTGGAATCAAGATTGgtctttaaagaaacagaacaaaataaaataaaagattgtaCAAGCAATAAAGCACAGCGGTAGTCACATGACGCTCTGGTATTTTAAAACTAGCTGGCTGAATGTTGTCGAATCTCATCCCAGTTCAAGCTGATTCTGGAATTGATCAAATCAGTTCATATTTAGCTTCTGGACTGGCTTCTCAAAGACACTCATTTCAACCCCGTGTTAATAacaattaaaatcccaaaatTGATGAGTGCGCATTAACGTTTCTACAATGTTTTTTCTCCATTCCTTATTGCAGGGGAAACCTTCTTTATCCAGATTCTACTGAACTCCAGCGGACTGAATGTTCTGAGATGCTTCAGCCACAACATGACTTCGTCTCCTTACTTCCAGCACGGAAACAACAGACACCCAATGTCGCCCCCTTCCATCATCATTACACACCGACATCATCTTCTTCATCCCCATGTCCCTGCTCTTTCCTTCCACAACCTTCAAGTTTCCTCCCTCTTCTCAGACTGCATGGAAATGGTCTCCTCAGGATCCTCCTCACTCTCCTTACTGCTCTGTGCATACTGCCCTGCCAAGCGCATGCAGTCTTGTTTCGGGTCGGAGTGGTTGGACCGTGGGGGTGTGACCGGCTCTTTGCCAAGGCACTTCCAAATGTTGCGGCACAGCTGGCGGTAAATCACATCAACAGAGACCCTTCGCTGTCCTATGCTACTACGTTTGGCTATGCCGTGCTGCAGGTAGAGGGAAAGTCCTTTCTTTAACAAGTGGATGTTTTAAAGTACTTggttattttgttggttttcttgttATGTCAACTCAGGTTTAGATATCAATTTGTTGATTGAATATTTCTGTTAAGGAGCCTTGTGAAACATCCAGGGCACTGGAGGCATTTGTGGGTTTTCACACAAAGGCCTCTGGTTACATTGGACCAGTCAACCCTGGATACTGTGATGCTGCTTCGATGCTGAGCAAAGGCTGGAACAAAGTAACTATTGTCCACAGAAGTTGTCTTTTCTTAGCTAGAACAGTTGTTAAAGAAGCTGCTATGTGTTCTTCTCTATGCTCTCGTCTATAAGGCAATATTTCCTTGGGCTTGTGTGGGCTATGAGTTAGATGATGTCCGTAGCCATCCAACGTTTGCCCGATCTATGGCAAGACCCACCGCAGTGCTGCACAGTGTCATGACCTACTTCAGGTGGGCTCACATTGGCATCATCTCTTCTTCTGATGACGTCTGGGTGGATACAGCAACCAAGGTCtgaatgtttgtcttttgtcaaTTTTCACTCTAGAAGACCAAAAAATTTTAAGTTGTATGTAAAAATGGAAAGCTGCATTATAGGTGACAAAACCAAACTTGTTTCACCTTTTTACCAGTATGTGCAGACATATTATGCCAAATCTTTTATGTCATGTCTAGGTGGCGGACTCTTTAAGGAGCCATGGGATGAATGTCAGATTTGTCAGTTTTATGGAAAACACACCTCATGGCATTAGGCGAACCCTGGCCAAAGTCCGCAAGATGAAGGAAATACGAGGTAAAACTGATGGATCTTGTTGAAAAGAGTTTGGGATGTTCACTGGACAAGGATCAAACTATTCCTGAAAAGGCAAATTACATTTCTCTTACACCTTTCCCAAGATCAGTAGTCAGTCTACTGATCTGTAGACTGACTACTGATCAGTCATGTAAATTTCCAGATCTGTAGTTAAGAAAtgtgtcaaataaataataataataataataataataataataataataataataataataataataataataataataataataataataataataataataataataataataatttcaattcaaaagtCTCCAGTGCCAATGTAAGACTGTGAGATTGAGGTCTGTATGGCGATTCAAGAGACGAGCAGATAGTAAGCAGAAATGCTGCCTATGTTGCAAACTACAAGTTTGTATCCAAACTTGTAGTTTGGACACAAACCAGAACCGTATCAAACAGCAATCCACGGTAAGCCTAATCCACCTTTAACTTGTTAAGATCTTTGTTTGGAGGCACTATAATTCAGTGAATTATAGAGTAATGAGGTTACTCTGGTTATTCAACAGGGTTACTCTGATGTGCAGTACTTTCTCTGTATGGttgtaaaattataattctGTGAATCAAACTAGTTGTCAAGAGTTAGTCATAAAAATTCATTTCATGCCAATGTTTCATGTTCATTGCAATTGTTAGTGTTAAGATTCGTACACCagcaagaaaatataaataaatttgtcatttaacCATATTCTAAGAGTTTTATTATGTTCCACATATTTTATCTAGCAATGTTGACCAAAAGCATGTCTAATcatataaaagacattttagaCTCTGAGGCCAGTCGTCTTTTTCTGTCCTAGCTGTGATCCTCTGCATGCACTCGGTACTCATCGGCGGTTTGGCCCAGAAGCTCCTCTTGGAAACAGCCTACGACATGCAGCTGATTGACGGCTCCTTCGTGTTTGTACCTTATGATACGTTGCTCTACAGCCTGCCATACATTAATGCAACCTATCCTGCTGTGAAGAACAACAGCAAACTGCTGCGGGCCTACGATGCCATGTTGACCATCACCATCGACTCCCCCCAGCTGTCATTCTATGACGCCTACAGAGAAGCTATGGAAAGAGGAGAAGTGGCAAGAACGTTGAAACCCCAACAGGTAAATCAAGTCATACCTGCCCTGTACGGCttactttaatcaaactctagttcgATTGCCTACAAAGTCCGGTTCATTTAGGGAGGTCTGAATGCGCAATCTATCTCCAATGTGGAACAAAAATGCGTGAAGACTGAGATCTCGGTTCAATTAAAGTGAACTATGGTGTGGTTCAAATGCATATTTGGATTCAAGTAGACTGTATATTGCTCCATGAACAGGAAGCGGACtatagcacagggcattctgggtaaatggaGCCAAATCAAACATGCAAGTCTAGAGCTTGGTATCCTTTaccaaaaacaagagaaattctacacccactaaaatctgacaccattccatttttctttacattttgcaaagaagaaaattatgctcatttatttttccttctgtagttcttggtgcagagTCACCACAGGCAAGGTGGTTTGGATCattttgacagtgcagtgtgaaagtgaaccgcaccatctgaaaatgtaaaaaatgatgcaattttggtcctcaatcaaaccgagtctatcaggtgtgaaaacaccctatgATTCAAAAGGAGCTTCAAAGGGTTAGTTTGTCTTAACAATAAGTAAAGCTGACATCTCTCTTGGTGGCCCAGGTATCCCCTCTGTTTGGAACCATCTACAACTCTATTCTGTTCATGGCTCATGCAGTGCATCGCGTTCGTCAGTCCGGGGTATGGATGTCTGGAGGAAACCTGGCACAACATATACGCAATTTGGATTTCCAGGTATAGATAGACACAAGAAGTACATAACACCAAGccaattttttctaatttcagcATAACATGAGGTAGATAAAGAGAGGTAGTaggattttacattttgttcattcACAGGGCTTTAGTCACCGTATcaaaaccagcagctctggagCTGTTCAGCTGGACTACCTCATCCTGGACACAGATGGATCTACCTTGAATCTCATGCCAACATACAAGTAGGTCTCAGTGTTTTAGGATTTCCAATGAGAAACAAAGAGTTTGCTCCACCAAGATGAATAACACATGAATAAGAAAGTCACTTGCCTGACTGGCTGAgttaaatgtaaagtttggtATGTAGTGTTTATTGTGtgggcttttttttctaaacttttctaGCCTTGACCTTTCTGTTTGAGTAAACAATACAATGTGAACTGAACACCAGTGTACAAATCGAGGTCCGGGAAATGAATTATACAATAAGCTGCCTGCATTCTATGACCTGTAGTAGTAGTGAAAGTAATCaataaattaagtattttttgtttacattgacACCGTCGTtccaagacattttttataaggGTGGCCTATAGAAGGCTAGTAAAACTTTTATGGCGCAcagctaaaataatatttatttatttagcattaattttttaatgggttttatatttatatcttcaTTGAAGAAGGGGATGGTGTAAGGCTTTCTATGATACTAAAATTATTCTCTGAGGAGGCCAGTAGGGTGGCCGGCATTTATTAAGAGGGCCCATGGCCTCCCCTGTAACCCCCTTGGAGACGCCACTGTATATTATTTTCCAGGTGATCTAAGATTACACTGAGCATGGCATCTTTCCTCCAGCTCAGAATGTAGCTGTCTCTCATATTTTGTcaatttgatgaaaaagaacAGCCTAATACACTACACCCTCTTCAATTAACCACTGATCTCGCTAATCAATGGCAGAATCGACATGGAGATCAACATGGTTCGCTTCCTGGGTCGAGACATTCACTTCCCACAAGGCTATGGGCCCAGGAGGGATGCTGCCTGCTGGTTTACACCCGGGGTCCTCTGCTCAGGAGGTGAGGAAAACCACAAAAGCATTTATTCAGGGTGTATATATTTAGGATCTGCTGCAGTTAATTGATctacttttaaattaatctttcagAATTcctttcacaaaatgaaaagtgttttggATGGCATTGTAGGTTAAAGTctgttctctctgtttttcttttctttttccaggaGTGGATCTGCTCTTGACTTTCAGCATGTTGTTTGGTTCTATTGCTGCTTGTGTCTTCGCAGTGGCTCTCCTGTACTGCATCAAGTATGAGATCACCTATAGAAACTATTCATCTAAAGCTAAAGTGAATCTGAATTTTAGGAATCTctaacaggtaaaaaaaaacaaaaacaaaacataaacaggtttttaacttttttaactCCCTATAAGGCGACGCGTCAATCAGATTCGAATGGTCAGAGGTCCCAACAAGATCCTGCTTACTCTTCAAGACGTCACATTTATTAACCCGTCACTTAGTAACAAGGTCAGCCATTATGCTGTGTCATGAAAACACTATTTTCCCATCACAAATCCCCCCAAAAATTCTTGTTAAATTCAATGTCCTTTGTAGTATTTAAACCAgcgtttctcaattccagtcctcacgccccctgccctgcatgttttaggtgtttcccttctgccacccACCTGGATTTGAATATTttggtgattaacaggctcttgCAGCACTTGATGCTCATgaagtcatttgaatcagctgttctggagtagaggtacatctaaaacatgcagagcagggggggctTGAGGACAGGAATTGAAAAGCACTGATTTAAACCCATGCACTGGCACTTTGTAACTCCTGATACTTTTCCAAACCGGCAACAATTTGCTATCCACAGAAGCTGAGCCTGGATGACAGCAGGACTAGCGGTGGCCGGAGCACGTCTGAGCGCAGCCTCAACACACCCGCCTCCTCCCAGTCTCCGGCCACATACGAGAACTCAAACGTTGTCATTTTTGAGGTCAGATTTCTAGATGTATCCCAGATTAAGAACATGACATCATCACTTTCagttggaaaagaaaagtggtAAATTTAGCAGGACAGTTTTGAGACATCTTGATCTATGAAGAGCAACCTCACTTAAATGCTATATTACCTTGTCTTTCCCTTTCGTAGCTCAGAGTACTTAATCTGTTTTGCCTAAGTCTAAACTAGGTACATATATGGAAAGAATAAAGTTAGTGTGTGAAACTTTGAGGGGCGTTTTAATTGAACACTCTTTCTCCTGATCAGGGTGACTGGGCGTGGCTGAAGAGGCTACCTGATGGCAGGTTTCGAAGAATTAACCCTAAAACCAGCGATCTTTTTGAATTGGTATGTAAAATGATGAGCGATACAAAACAACATGACTATTTCATTTCTAAAGCAGTATACTCCAGGGTTTCCCaaagtgtattataagcctggcgggccaccaggctttacttgtgctcccaccaggctaagcattgctttttttatttaagtctttttaaaatatttgcattttttaagactttataattggtgttcaggtattaatcctCCAAtttttcaataacacataatcaTCAATTGATATTGTAAAATTTCCTgccaactttaaacatttttaaactcaaaaacacgacgggccgctggatgaatgactgccctacCGCCCAAACACCGGGcatagcaagttttctgggggaaaccttgtatTGTACAGGACATTTGACATTTAGATAAACATTTCTTTGCTAGAAAGGCTGCAAGGACTGAGGTATGTTGATTTAGAAGTGCCGAATACCATAATAAACTATATTCATATATTTCATTGGTATAGATCAGAATATTTCATGATTTCAAAATTGAGCGTATTTCCACCACCTATGATAAAACGGATTTCTTCCTGCATGTGTGGACTTTGTTGAGTTTTGAATTTTACCTCATCACTAACGTTTGGCCTTGACATAATGCGCCAGTTCAACTCTATGAAACTTACTGGAAATTGCCTGTGCTGTAAACATTCATCTCGGACTGCGCAGAAATAAGTGCCTAGCAGAACTACGCAGCTTTTAAcgttaatttaatatttgaaagcCAGGCCAACACGGACCGAATGGCTTCTTTCCTTCGGCGCCATTGCTACAGTAGGAAATTGACGTCATTGCCCGGTTGAAACTCTGCCGAAGAAATCTCGGTCAGTCGGAGAAATCTCAAACAAAGCAGTGAAATGAGATTAAAATCGAGCGGAACTGCGTAGGAAGGCGAATTAAAACCCAACGTTTTGTGAAACTACACGAATAGGTTTGTGCTGCCTGTTCCTGCAGATGAAAGACATGCGTCACGAGAACGTCAACCCTTTCCTGGGCTTCTTTCATGACTGCGGCGTGTTTGCCATCGTCACCGAGTTTTGCTCCAGAGGAAGCCTGGAGGACCTGCTGCTGAACGACGACGTCAAACTCGACTGGATGTTTAAATCGTCTCTGCTGTTGGACCTCATTAAGGTAAATGGCAATACGGGAATTTAGGTGGAAGATAAAATTTCAAACAGAGAAGTCGACAAAACTGcacttgctttcttttttcaattttgaaGGGTATGAAGTACCTTCATCATCGTGGAGTGTGTCACACCCGTCTGAAGTCTCGTAACTGCGTGGTGGACGGACGTTTTGTCCTTAAAGTGACAGACTACGGCTACAATGAGGTTCTGGAGTCACAACGGTTCCCCTTCGTTGAATCGCGTCCAGAAGGTAACGGATTCAAAgctttttcagagtttttatttatgtatttcatttCAGGATCTGGACAGTTTACCGTACTTACTTTTGGTGGAGGTGTGTTTATTAGAACACAAAATACATTATTGACCATAACAAAAGCAATGGAAATATGGCAAACACATTCCTATTCTTCCAGTTAAAACTTTGTTATAACTACTGAAATAGGTACTCTAATTATAAAAAACGATAATATATACATCAATCTTACCAATATTTTGCTTACACTCAATTGTGGT from Gambusia affinis linkage group LG18, SWU_Gaff_1.0, whole genome shotgun sequence carries:
- the gc2 gene encoding retinal guanylyl cyclase 2 produces the protein MLQPQHDFVSLLPARKQQTPNVAPFHHHYTPTSSSSSPCPCSFLPQPSSFLPLLRLHGNGLLRILLTLLTALCILPCQAHAVLFRVGVVGPWGCDRLFAKALPNVAAQLAVNHINRDPSLSYATTFGYAVLQEPCETSRALEAFVGFHTKASGYIGPVNPGYCDAASMLSKGWNKAIFPWACVGYELDDVRSHPTFARSMARPTAVLHSVMTYFRWAHIGIISSSDDVWVDTATKVADSLRSHGMNVRFVSFMENTPHGIRRTLAKVRKMKEIRAVILCMHSVLIGGLAQKLLLETAYDMQLIDGSFVFVPYDTLLYSLPYINATYPAVKNNSKLLRAYDAMLTITIDSPQLSFYDAYREAMERGEVARTLKPQQVSPLFGTIYNSILFMAHAVHRVRQSGVWMSGGNLAQHIRNLDFQGFSHRIKTSSSGAVQLDYLILDTDGSTLNLMPTYKIDMEINMVRFLGRDIHFPQGYGPRRDAACWFTPGVLCSGGVDLLLTFSMLFGSIAACVFAVALLYCIKRRVNQIRMVRGPNKILLTLQDVTFINPSLSNKKLSLDDSRTSGGRSTSERSLNTPASSQSPATYENSNVVIFEGDWAWLKRLPDGRFRRINPKTSDLFELMKDMRHENVNPFLGFFHDCGVFAIVTEFCSRGSLEDLLLNDDVKLDWMFKSSLLLDLIKGMKYLHHRGVCHTRLKSRNCVVDGRFVLKVTDYGYNEVLESQRFPFVESRPEELLWTAPEILRASHPGLHGTLPGDVYSFAIIMQEVVIRGPPFCMLDLSDAEILEKLRKPPPLCRPVVSPDYAPMECIQLMKQCWTEQPDKRPTFEDIFDQFKNINKGKKTNIIDSMLRMLEQYSSNLEELIRERTEELEIEKQKTEKLLTQMLPPSVAEALMVGAVVEPEYFDNVSLYFSDIVGFTTISANSEPIEVVDLLNDLYTLFDAIIGNHDVYKVETIGDAYMVASGVPVPNGNRHAAEIANMSLDILSAVGTFKMRHMPDVPVRIRIGLHTGPCVTGVVGLTMPRYCLFGDTVTTASRMESSGMPYRIHVHQSTVKVLQELNLGYKLQLRGRTEVKGKGTEETYWLIGRDGFTKPLPVPPELKSGCRSFDAAKMSLAENRDMKQVFHKAVKKISHVRVVTQLYVPEDDHNVMLTHH